The Diceros bicornis minor isolate mBicDic1 chromosome 14, mDicBic1.mat.cur, whole genome shotgun sequence genome segment GTCCACCCCGACACCGGCATCTCGTCCAAGGCCATGGGCATCATGAACTCGTTCGTCAACGACATCTTCGAGCGCATCGCGGGCGAGGCGTCGCGCCTGGCGCATTACAACAAGCGCTCGACCATCACGTCCAGGGAGATCCAGACGGCCGTGCGCCTGCTGCTGCCCGGGGAGCTGGCCAAGCACGCCGTGTCCGAGGGCACCAAGGCCGTCACCAAGTACACCAGCGCCAAGTAAACAGTGAGTTCACTGCAAACTCAAACCTAACGGCTCTTTTAAGAGCCATCCATATTCTCAAAGACAGAGCTGGTGCTTGTTTTCCTTCTGTGCTGGGCCGTTTTGTAACTCCTTACTGTATTTAGTCTGCGAAGTAGAGTAATTACTGAACAATCTTTTAGGGACCTTGCTGTCACAGTAAGCTCGATATCCACTAATGACAAAAACAACGTTGCTGACCCTGGCAAAGCTCGAACTATAAACTAACATAACGCCAGGAGCTTTTTATTGTCATTAGGAACTTCGTACATTTAAAAGGGCTCTGCCAACAGTTGTGATAACTATTAGATTACATAACGATGGAACAGAAAGTTTTAAGTTCGAAGCAAATTCAAACACTCCCCGGCCATCTGTGAGGGACAGAGTTGGATTCATGCCCGGGTGCAGAGATTGCGCGGGCAGTTTGAATTTGCCCGGGGAGCGCCCGCCTTTCCTCTCCGCGTCCTGATTGGTTGCCGGCATCCGGGGCGCAATCGCGGGTTGGGCGCGCGGGAGGAATCcacttcccccctcccccagcccagcgCACACAAGCTCTTTGAGTAAATACTGTTGGGTAATCCAgcctacttttcatttttttccttttctttagcgTTTTATCCCTTTCGGCAATGAGATTTATCATTTCTTGAAATTTTCcttggagagaaaggactttgaaGGATGTAGTTTTCAATCTGAGAAACACCAATGCTTAATTTCTAATTAGGATACTGCTTTCCTTTTGCCGTATAACCAtgtaatagaaaatataagacGAAACAGGACTATTTGTGGTCCCATGAAGGCAGAGAAGCTTGAGCGCATTTATCCCAGACTCTCTTCTGAAACAAAAAGtcagttttctatttttaagttcctTTGGTTAGTATTTTAAATCCTATTTTTGACTTTGCCTGGACCCAGTGAGGAGAAACAAATCTGGCGTTATTCAAGTTGTCATAAATGAGAACCAGTCACCCAACGAACAATAATTTTCTGTAGATTATAACTATTTGAAATTCCGTCTTTTTTAGGTAAAAAGCCTTGATCGATAAAGCATTCGGAAGCTACCACTATGGCTGGTAATTTAAAATTACTTAGGGagtaattttaaatgaatttaatttaaataagtaaattactACCTAGGATATCTAAAACATCTAAATTTAGCACCGTGATATCTAAAACAATATTTTGTTAAATCCAGTGTCCAATACACTCTTGTCCATTGTTGACTCAAATCCTATCCATGTTTCAATGTCCACTTCAATCTTACCTGCTTTCTGAAATATCTTCCCTTTTTTGACCTTCTTCCAACAGCTTGTCCAGCATTTGGAAATGGCctccatattctttctcatatgtATCGACTTGAGTTGCTACTAACTGCTTTGTTGTATGTTTCCACATAAGACAATGTACACTCATCAtgacatgaaaaataaagaagggaaggaagaaagaaaaaatttcttttccttcaccATATCTATCCCACAGTAATGATAACCGCGTCCTGTAAACAAACAGAGCATAAATGACTTTTGTCATTTCTTATGTTATGTATCACATGAGCCCCCAATTCTTTCTATTAATCCACATAATCAGATGATAATTTCTAAGTTAAatagttgttttgttgtttcttCGTCTTATAGGATatagaaatcaaataaaaaaccAGAATTTGTGGCAAACGGAGAGGGATTGGGACAGAAGAGTCATAGGCAATAGTCCATCCCCAGATGAAAATTTGTAAAGACTACAGTTTTGAAAACTACAAAGTTGAAAATGTCCCAGCCAATTCTCATATTACTCAGAAAATTAAACTGCCTAAGAGATAAATaaatcaggaaaataaattaaattttcatcTTTTGGATTATTTGCACCTTGATGGAGTCCCTTTACGAATAAGACAAGGGTTTAATCGTTTGCTTGAAAAACCAAATGCCATCAATTTAACCCATTGCTGGTCAGCTTCAGAAGAATTGATTCAAAGCTAAACTAACACAGtatgtcacttaaaaaaaatgtacattgtGATACAGCTTATCACAAAATAAATAGATAGTTGTTGCTCAAAATACTTATAACTAATTGCCAGGTCTTCCCCAGAGATCATGATCTGAAATGATGCCTTGGACATAGCCTTAGATgaaccagctgtggggtctgctgggtgacatagtggttaggttcgtgtgttccgcttcagcagcccagggtttgcaggccccatctgggtgcagacctatgcaccacttgtcaagccatgctgtggcaggcatctcgcatataaagtagaggaagatggacacagatgttagtccacggccaatcttcctcagctaaaagaagaggattggcaacggaggttagctcagggctagtcttcctcagcagaaaaaaataaaagagagaggaaaaaaaaagatgaaccagCTGTTtgtcaaggactttttttcaAGCTATATCAAATGATTATATTTACTTCTACTGTACAcgtatttctttttaatctacCATGGTTGTTGAAATCAAGGCACCCATTCCTTGAGGAGTTAATAGAGACACTGACAAAGTCTGTCGAAAGATTAGTGGTTCTATATCCAGATTCTATGCAGATATCTATTCTTCAATTACATTATCTTTGATATGTTAAAGTTAATTTAATCATAAgataaatttttgttaattttattttcaatttttgatgaCATATGGAAAATATCAAATTAGTAATAGCTATATTTGCACACTACCCATTGACGActtattttaaactttaatttcAAAGTGTCACTTTTCCTGATAATGTCCCCAAATTTTGGATATGCAACTCTGTTTAGAGTTTGCATTGCATATTCTAAAGCATATTTGCATTCTGCACATAAACGTAGAGGggaatttttgaattttaattaaaaactacAGATTCCTAAAGAACTTGTTTcacacattattaatattttccctGGTGTTTGCAAATATATCTGTGCTCACTCACTATGAAAACTGTACTATACACTTGACATTGGGAAACCATTTTTTGTGTTCCTTATTATGACTTGCACGTTATCAGATCTACAAATCTGAAGTATACATCAGCACTTGATTATCTTGTGGAAGTGATATAAGACCTAGCCTAAGtactgaaggaagaaaataattgctAGAGCAAGTAGCTCACACTCCAATTATTTCTAGTTCTGAAGCACagttatgctttttatttttttaataacatgttatttttattaacatttattttttaatatgttataaacaataatattatttttaataacatttttcctATAAATTGTTGATTGAGAAAGACTCTCTAGGTTTGAagcctggccctgccacttaAAATTTGTGTTGGCAAATTAATTTCTCTggctttttttgtcattttaaaacgAGAATATAATAATGCTTCTCATGAATTAACACTTTTTACATGCTTAGAACAATGCTCTGCATATAGTAAGCATTCAACATATGTGAGCTAATACTACTACTGACACCAATCATTACAGCAGTGATTagaaacagtaataataatgtaCCACTCAGAAGTATCCATGAAAGACGatagggaagagagaaaagtTACTGCCACTGGGAAGAATTGGATGCATTGCATCTCATTGTTTACTTTTTCTGGAAGGAGAAATGATCTAAGATATTGATCTAAACTGATTCATGTTCATGGCTAATGACTTGTCTGGATAGGCAAAGATTTGAAGGGGACAAAACTGGAGGTTTGTGAACAAGAAGTTTTGTGGAACAGTGATGTGGATGCACTTCTCAGAATGATCCCTAAGTATAAAAAATTGGTGTTCCACATGAATGCTAACCAAAAGGCCTACTCTTCAGAGGAACTATCAATAATCAGGCATACACCACCAACCATGAGGATGTCGCTAAGTCTTTCTTGCCAACACCTTTCTAACTGCCTAAGCAATTTGTAAACAAGGTGGTCAGGGTGGCAGTGGTAGAGGTCACACGTGAGTACAGACTTAGCTCACCAAGGCTGACCTGGGTACTGACACTGCTAAGTGTCCCATATGCTGGGACAAGtattcttggatccattttgtcATGCATGAGGCAGGGATTTGTCTTCACTGAGATAGACACTTCTACATTTAGATGTGCTTCACTTTCTCTCATGCTTTACTAGCAAGACTATCTATGGACTTATAGAATACTTTATACCTCATATTTCACAACATTGTTTTTTACccatttaaatacattttagagAAAAGGTAAGGCAATGCACAGATAACCATGGGACTCACTAGCCTTAATGTATACCACATCCTTCATAAGCTGCAGCCTCAGCAACTATTGGAAAACTCAATTAAAGTGGCATCTAGGAGTTTGGCAAGTTATTGGAGTTCTGTTCAACTGAATATTGTGTATGTGCTGAATAGTGACGAAGAATAGGCATAATTTCTCCCACTGCAAAAATTCATTGGTTAAAGAACTAAGAGACAGACATGGAGTGATACCTCTGCTATTATGCTTAATAATCAACTCAAAAAAGTTTCACTTTCCATCTTTGTATCTCAGGGCTCACTCTCTTGTGTTtattgtctgtgtgtgtttttagAAGTTTTGGTATCCAAAGGAGGACTACTTCTGCCAGTGGATACTGAGATGACTCtggtaaattttattgatttatcaaAAATGATTCATTTAATTAAAGCAATTTTAATTATATTCACTAGCTGGCTTAAGAGAGCTGTGGGAGGTCTTGATTTAAGAGATTTGGGCCTTTGTATTCCTCTGTTTctcagatttttatgtttttgtttttcttctcccccTCACATTCTCTGTTTTGAGGGACATGGGCAGGCAGCTGGAATAGAGACAGTTTGAGTGTTCTTTAAAATGCtttcataaaaaatatacaatgaggggccagccgggtggtatAGTCGTTAAGTTTacttgctctgctttggcagcctgaggttcacaggttcgaatcctgggcatggacctacataccactcatcaaaccatacaaaatagaggaagatgggcacagaagttagctcagggccaatcttcatcaccaaaaaaaaaatatatatatatatatattttgtatatatatatatattatgtatatatatatacaatgaaagcTGGTCAACTTAACAGTATCAGAAATCTTCgaatacaaaaaaatatatatatatattttgtaatatatatatattatgtgtatatatatacaatgaaagcTGGTCAACTTAACAGTATCAGAAATCTTCGAATACAAGTTAAACTATACTAATGTAAGTTACTGTAAAATttataaatgcacaaaaaaattttaatcttagGAGTTGGTCACTTGGTGAAATAGTTTTTAGATAACAAAGTTTTGTCCTGTCTACtcatatttcttcctttgatatttcatgtatatatttgGCTATTTAGCCTAATgactgttttttctttccttctccctcagccTTTTATTTAGGATGTCTTAGTGCCACATAACTCTACAAGTTACAGAATATATAGATGGCCTCATAATAGAACTAGAAGAGAAGTAGATTCTGGATTAGGAGCTATTTTCTATAACTGAAAAGACTTTGCATGTTCCTTTTGAGTATAACTGAGACATGCATTATATTAGGCGAGAAAattatcatcatcaacatcatggAGAAGCGATATGTGGAAAAgagtatattttgttttttggccATTGTTTATGGCCTCCAATGGCAATTTCTCAATTacaaaaaataattgaatttctATATAACACaacctttttaaaagtttttaaatatatataatatagtcaCATAATAGCTACAGTAAATATAATGGATATAAGACTCTTATTCAAagatattaaatgaaaatgaaaaatggaggaaagaggaaGTGAAAAGTAATATGTTCATAGAAAAATACTGAATAGTATAAAGATGTCAGCTCTTCTAAAATTGGTGTAATTATTCAAGGTGATTCCAGTCAAAATCCTAACTTTAGTCTTGGAATTTGGAAGTTAATTCTAACATTTATTTGAAGATCAAAGTGGTAAAAAAGAAGTCCAAGAAACTCCTGATGAAGTAGAACATGGTTTAGTGATAAAAAAGGACTCGTGTAGCTATAATACTGTGTGGTATTGCACAGAGATCAACAAATTTACCAACTGAATTAGACAGAAAGGCAAGGAGCACATCTAATTTTTTGCTGAACCATTAAAGTAAGAGAGGTGAGATATCAGGTTAGTGAGGAAAAGATAGGCTGTACAAAAATTGATCAGGGCATTTGGTTATCcacaagggcaaaaaaaaaaaaaaaaaaaagacccctaAACGTAAAAGGAAAACCATTAAGACCTTTTAGAATATAAGATAGGAAAATAAGACCTCACCATAGGGAAGGATTCACAAGCAGCAGCCTTATCTGTATCattgtaaaaaaatatttgagacaattgaggagttttttttttaaggtaatagATATTGGATGATGTTACAAatcattctaaaattttcttaggTGTGAAAATCTTGTATTTTGTTTGACTCTATCTGTTAGGATGTTTGTGAAAATATTCATAATTGAAATAACATGTTTATGATTTCTTTACACTGTCCCTTTCCCTTGCAGTGTAGACACGGATAGTGAAACAACATGGGCAAGACGTTGGTACTTGTTGAAGCATGCGTGATGGACACTTGCAGGTGTGTTATTCTCTTCTGTGTACTTTTGCATATGCTTCAATATGTCCATAatcccttctctgcctccctctctctccactccccaaaaaagtttttaaaaaagccagCCCAATTAACGAATGTATTTCTCTTTTGGTCAACAAAGGGTGACACTGAGAGGAATCAAGTGTTGGCAGAGAGAAATTCCAGCACCGAACTAAGGGAACAAGAAGAGATGCCACGTGCACAAGGGAGGAGCTCACAGCAGCAGTCCCCTCCTTCCATCCCTCAGGCTGCAGAGTTAAGATACACTGTCGCCATCTTGTGGCCCTTTAGGATAATGTAGCTAAAACTTGGTTTCGTTTTATGGTTTCTATTAGGCAGTCCTTTACTAGGGTTTAATAACTGCACATAGAGAATACAGTAAACAAAAAACAATCCTGCCTCCAACACAGTTCAACTGCCCAGTTCCCCCATCAATAACGAAGAACCACGTTTATTAGTTTCCTGTGTACCTTCTGGAATTTCTttatacaaatacaaatatatacatgtgGATTCTCTTTACCCCACTTTAACTCAAATGGCCAATGATGATATTCCTCTCACGGTTCTGCCCTTTGCTTTTCTTATTATCTAGTTCGTAACTCTTTCCTATTAGTAAATAGAGTGGCTGAAACTTCTCAGCAGGTGCACCCAAGCTAGTGATCTGAGGAGAGTAACCTGAggccaaacttgttcctacactggGAACCCCACAATGGCTGCGTCTTCCCTGAAAGTAAGCCTGATGATCATCTTTGAGAGGAATGGCCCGAGTGGACCTCTTTGAGGAGCTGCCAGGGGCTGAGCCAGGTCAGGACAACTGTGGGGTGGCTGAATTCCTGTTCCCTTCCTGGGATAGGACCTCCATGCTTTGTCCAAGGACGGATATTGAGGTCTTAACACGAAGTGCTGGTTTTGTCAGTGTGGCCTTCTTTGATTGTCATCTTTTTAATTGAGCTACCTCATATGAATTTCCTATTCTTACTTACTGCCCTATATTTCTTCATAATATGTATCAAGGTCTGGCATGTTGTATATTTTACTTACTGTTTTGCTTATTATCTTCATGCCACTAGAATGTAAGTCCCTTGAGAggtgtatttttctgttttggtCTATTTTGATCACTACTCTATTTCTGAgcttctagaacagtgcctggcacagaacatatctctaaataaatgaagtaatattCCTTGACTCCACTGTTGCCAAAAGGGAGATCCTCAAAGAATTTTCCTTACTTCCTTCATTGGATAATCCAGAAGATCAAAGACAAGTTAGCATCCCTTCCCACCATTCCCTGAGCGCTTCTTCAGGTTGAATCCCCAGTTTTCTCTCCCCCACAAAAACCTTCGGTTTTGTTAAAACTCTCATTGCTTCTTTTTTCTGAATGTTTTTCATTAATGATTATTGTCACACacatcatttaattttatttttatatagcaaATAAGGCAATTGACATATTGTGTCACTTCATGTTATTCTGTTCTCTCTGAGTCAGGACCCTTCCGTTAGGGAAGGCACAGAGCCTAGTCAGCTGCAGGGGTTATGGCTAACAGGAAATTACAAGTACCCTTTCTCTGAGAGTGCTGCTTTCtagatttctctttctcctggaagagaaagactggcatgtAAGGACTTTTCCACACGAGCCAACAAGGCTTGCGTTTCACCCCTGTGCTTTGAAGGACCAACGCTCAAGAGCAGTGCTGTCGATGTCATTCCCAGCTCATCCAGCAGTAGGACCTGGTGGGCTTCTGAGTGGGGACACTTGTATTTGCCTTTGGCTTGTCTTTtttctgctgttttgattatCTCAAACTTCCAGCCCTTCAAAATAACAATTGCTGTTTCACTGTCCACAGTCTCCTCTCTGGCCATAGTACGGAGTAGGCCATCTAGTCCCACTGATAAAGGGATGAATGACAGCCAAACCTGTCTCCAGCCTACACTTCTCCCCCTTAACTTTAAATCTGTACTTGTTGCAACCATATGGCCTGAGATAGTCTTCAAAATACCACCAAAAGGACCTCATAGTAATAATCACCACTGTCTATTCAAGGCTGTGTATCAGAGAATGATAAAAAGTGAATTACTCgcattgtcttatttaatccaatttaattttttcacaaACATGTATCATTATCCTCGTTTTAGAGATGAAGCTGAGGCTTAGGGGAATATGATTTAGTGATAAAAAGACTCATATAGCTGTAATACTGGGTGGTATCGCACAGAGATGGACACATTCATGAATCAAATTAGATAGAGAGCCAAGGATCACATCTAATTTTTTGTTACACCATTAGAAATGAGAGAGGTGAGATATCATGTTAGAGAGGAAAAGATAGGCAGTTCAAAAATTAATCAGAGCAATTGGTTctccacaaggaaaaaaaaaaagacccctaaatgtaaaaggaaaacCACTAAGTCTGCTGGCAAGACTGGATCATATACAACTTGATATAATCACAGAAATGATCTCATCATCTTTTCCATGTTCTACTGGCTAGGAGCAAGTTACAGGTCGAAATCATACTCAAGGGAGGGTCTAGGCAAAGGCCGGAACACTGGGATGTGGGGCTCATGGGGGTCTGTCTACCACACACacgacatggataaatctcaaaataattatgctgagtcaaAGGAGCCAATCAAAATAGAGAACACACTGAATTCTATTTCTACAAAActttagaaaatacaaactaatatATAGTGACAAAACGCAGATCAGTGGTCCTCTGGGAATGGAGGACAGAGTGCAGGAGAAAAGTCTTACAAAAAGGGACCAGGAGACTTTCGGAGTGATGGATAACTTCACTATCTTAATTGGGGTAATGGTTTCATGTGTATAAACATGTCAAAACTCATTTAaatgtgcactttaaatatatgcagtttataatatgccaattatattttaataaagtttttttaaataaaagtaaaaatttaattcttcaatcatgttaaaaatataataggataaaacaaatttgcaagatacttttttatttttattttatttatttattttgtaagattatccctgagctaacatctgttgccaatcctcctctttttgctgaggaagattggccctgggctaacatctgtgaccaccttcctctattttacatgggacgccgccacagcatggcttgacaagcggtgcgtcgaagcagagtgggtgaacttaaccactagaccaccgggccagcccctgcaaaataccttttaaaattaGCTATGAAAAGCCCACAAGTAAGGGACGAGAACTCTAATACACATGTGGGAATGACTCCTGCAAAGTCCTCCCAGGAAAACTTGCCTGGTGTCTGCTCTGCGGGTTATGAGATCCTAACCTTATGCACAGTCAAGGATGTCACTTCCTAACAGGACAAGAACATTAATAGATATGAGCACCTCAGAGAAAGAGGACACCCTTTCAGTCAGGGGTCCTTTAGCAGCAATGCGGTCCAGTGAAGAACATGTAAACAGTGTCCATTACCACAAAGAACACAATTTTAATCTCAAAATAgggtaaaatatttctttattgtttccttatGATTCAGCTTCTAATTCTTCTAAAGTCAGGCTCAGATGGTGTCCTACAAGTCACTCTTCCCAAACTTTATCTCTATCTCTCCTACCAAACCCTTGGACACTGTGTTCCTCTGAATGTCTCCAATCCGTGATCCTCTTCCCCATGTGGCTCTTACACAGGACACCTTTGTCTTCAGGGTACAAGTCTGGGAATACCCAACCCAAGCACTCTTCAGTAACACATTCTTGGTTCCATCCTGAAGCAGCATCCCGAATGTGGCCTCTTGGAAAGAtgccagaaaagaaaacaaaacctacCCTGGACCTGTGGGCCTCTGCAGTCTGGTTCAACTCCATGTTGAACAAAGCCTAGTATTTAGAATTAAGTCAGGTTTTACAatcaatgatttatttttgtaatttttatctgAAGGCTTCCTTATCAGAAAAACAAATTGGATAGTTTTCTCAACCTTATAAACTCCTGGTAATATCAGAGGAAATCAGGAGtgtatgatccagcagttctatctaatatgcttttctttttggACAGAGATTACATGCCTTTGACAGGACTGTGGTCAAATTGCAACATCTGTAGTTTCTTTGGCACAGATATCCATGAGTTGCAAGTTCTCACCCTCTGTTGGGGTTCCAGGGCAGAAAAGTGGACATAGAGGATCTGAAGTAGACACATTTATGAAGGTGAATAGAGAGAAACCATCAGAGGCATTGAAAAGTGAAATGGTTTTCAAATCATCCAGGAAAATCTCCACTTTATGCAAATTTGGATTCTCATGGAGAACAGTCCTGGTTTCTGTGCTGGCAGTGACTTCACATCCTCCCCTGAGACTCACGACCTAGAACCCCAGATCTGAAGATACCAGGAAAGGTCTTGATGATACGCAGGCACACTACAAACCCTACAGCCCATTCTGCTGTTCTTCTCACTTCTACCTCCTGGTAGAGGAGCCAGAGGCGAAGCAGGAAGACCCCAGGATACAGCACAGGTGAATGTCTCCAAATTCTCTGGTGGTCTCACCTAGAGAAACCTACATCTGATGCTCTGTGGGTCATGAGGGAATATAAGGAACTCATTGGCTGTAGCTGGATCCAGACTCATATTTACAGTGAAAAGATAATATGGGATATAGAATCAAGCAAAGAATAAAACAGTTTTATAATGATcctaataataaaagtaaaacaacattaaaaaatttaTCATTAGTTCCAGTGACTGTACTAAGAATTTTCCAGATAAtaacatttaattttgaaaaaatcttTTCTCTACTTATccccatttacaaatgaggaagctgaagGATGGAGATTGTGGTAAagagctcaaggtcacacaaggagTAATGGTTgcagagatttttaaaagccAGGTAAAGCAGCTTCGAAGTCTCTTTTAACCCCTATTTCATGTTAAATCCAGTTCAATTTTATGTTCACCAACATCCAAGAATACTTAAGGCCTGAGCTCAATTAAATATTTACTACATGCTGAAGATTTTTTACAAAGAGCTGTTTCAGACATTCAGGCAAATGGTTTCTGGTTGAATTAATACTTTTTGCAGAAATGTTCTCCAATTCTGTCAAATCAACCCGACTCACTGAACCAAGCactaaaactagaaattaaactGTAAATGCTAGGTACTAAAACGGGTGGAAGGCTC includes the following:
- the LOC131414008 gene encoding histone H2B type 1-J, with translation MPEPAKSAPAPKKGSKKAVTKAQKKDGKKRKRSRKESYSIYVYKVLKQVHPDTGISSKAMGIMNSFVNDIFERIAGEASRLAHYNKRSTITSREIQTAVRLLLPGELAKHAVSEGTKAVTKYTSAK